One genomic region from Frateuria soli encodes:
- the map gene encoding type I methionyl aminopeptidase, translated as MAITLKSPQDLEGMRVAGKLAAEVLALLKEHVRPGVTTEDLDRIAYEHIVKVQKAVPANVGYNGFPKTLCTSVNHVICHGIPTPGKVLKEGDIINLDVTVIKDGWHGDTSRMYFVGTPSVLARRLVETTHEAMMRGIEQVRPGAHLGDIGHAIQKHAEAAGFSVVREYCGHGIGKVYHDEPQVLHYGKPDTGVELKKGMTFTVEPMINAGKPHTRQLPDGWTVVTKDHSLSAQWEHTVAVTDEGFEILTPWPDA; from the coding sequence ATGGCCATTACCCTCAAATCTCCCCAGGACCTCGAAGGCATGCGCGTCGCCGGCAAGCTGGCGGCCGAAGTGCTGGCGCTGCTCAAGGAGCACGTCAGGCCGGGCGTCACCACCGAGGACCTGGACCGCATCGCCTACGAGCACATCGTCAAGGTGCAGAAGGCGGTGCCGGCGAACGTCGGCTACAACGGCTTTCCCAAGACGCTGTGCACCTCGGTCAACCACGTGATCTGCCACGGGATCCCGACGCCGGGCAAGGTGCTCAAGGAAGGCGACATCATCAATCTGGACGTCACCGTCATCAAGGACGGCTGGCACGGCGACACCAGCCGCATGTATTTCGTCGGCACGCCATCGGTGCTGGCCCGGCGCCTGGTGGAAACCACCCACGAGGCGATGATGCGCGGCATCGAGCAGGTGCGCCCGGGTGCGCACCTGGGCGACATCGGCCACGCGATCCAGAAGCATGCCGAGGCGGCCGGCTTCTCGGTGGTGCGCGAGTACTGCGGCCACGGCATCGGCAAGGTCTACCACGACGAACCGCAGGTGCTTCACTACGGCAAGCCCGACACCGGGGTGGAACTGAAGAAGGGCATGACGTTCACGGTCGAGCCGATGATCAATGCCGGCAAGCCGCATACCCGGCAACTGCCCGACGGCTGGACGGTGGTCACCAAGGACCACTCGCTCTCCGCGCAGTGGGAGCACACCGTGGCGGTGACCGACGAAGGGTTCGAGATACTGACACCCTGGCCGGATGCGTGA
- the rpsB gene encoding 30S ribosomal protein S2, translating to MAQVTMRQMLEAGVHFGHQTRYWNPKMAPYIFGARGKIHIINLEKTLPLFTDAMNFLSGLAQKRGTILFVGTKRSAREPLAEEAARAGMPFVTARWLGGMLTNFRTVKQSVARLKELEAAETDGTFEKLVKHEVLSLRRERDKLENSLGGIKNMNRLPDALFVVDIGHEDIAVQEAKKLGIPVIAVVDTNYNPELVDYAIPGNDDAIRAIQLYARAAADAILEGKAAAPDAAHGDANEFVELDEEGNPVAKDERKAAPARRERDNRGPAKKGAGAPRRDGGRGRGGREQSETAE from the coding sequence ATGGCACAAGTCACCATGCGCCAGATGCTCGAAGCTGGCGTGCATTTCGGTCACCAGACCCGCTACTGGAACCCGAAGATGGCCCCGTACATCTTCGGCGCGCGCGGCAAGATCCACATCATCAACCTCGAGAAGACCCTGCCGCTGTTCACCGACGCGATGAACTTCCTGTCGGGCCTGGCGCAGAAGCGCGGCACCATCCTGTTCGTCGGCACCAAGCGCTCGGCCCGCGAGCCGCTGGCCGAAGAGGCCGCCCGCGCCGGCATGCCGTTCGTCACCGCCCGCTGGCTGGGTGGCATGCTGACCAACTTCCGCACCGTCAAGCAGTCGGTGGCGCGCCTGAAGGAGCTGGAAGCGGCCGAGACCGACGGCACCTTCGAGAAGCTGGTCAAGCACGAAGTGCTCTCGCTGCGCCGCGAGCGCGACAAGCTCGAGAATTCGCTCGGCGGCATCAAGAACATGAATCGCCTGCCCGACGCGCTGTTCGTGGTCGACATCGGCCACGAGGACATCGCCGTGCAGGAAGCCAAGAAGCTCGGCATCCCGGTCATCGCCGTCGTTGACACCAACTACAATCCCGAGCTGGTGGACTACGCCATCCCGGGCAACGACGACGCCATCCGCGCGATCCAGCTGTACGCCCGCGCCGCCGCCGACGCGATCCTGGAAGGCAAGGCTGCCGCCCCGGACGCGGCCCACGGCGACGCCAACGAATTCGTCGAGCTGGACGAGGAAGGCAACCCGGTCGCCAAGGACGAGCGCAAGGCCGCCCCGGCGCGTCGCGAGCGCGACAACCGTGGCCCGGCCAAGAAGGGCGCTGGCGCGCCGCGTCGTGACGGCGGCCGCGGCCGTGGCGGTCGCGAGCAGTCCGAAACCGCCGAGTAA
- the tsf gene encoding translation elongation factor Ts produces MSNISAQLVKELRERSGAGMMECKKALVENNGDIDVAMEWLRKSGLAKADKKASRVAAEGRVVTAQADGKAVLVEVNCETDFVTKNPDFVKFSDTVAEVALKSGAADVAALNAAAYPGAGSVEEAAKGLVATIGEKIEVRRMARVETTDGKIGSYVHGGRIGVLVAIKGGSEELAKGVAMHVAAMNPPYVRAEDVPADFIAKEKEIALSQMSDKDKAKPAEILEKIISGKINKIVSEVTLLGQAYVLDTNMTVGDALKKEGADVQQVVRLAVGEGIEKVEEDFHAEVMKQAGLA; encoded by the coding sequence ATGAGCAATATCTCCGCACAACTGGTCAAGGAGCTGCGCGAGCGCTCCGGCGCCGGCATGATGGAATGCAAGAAGGCGCTGGTCGAAAACAACGGTGACATCGACGTCGCCATGGAATGGCTGCGCAAGTCGGGCCTGGCCAAGGCCGACAAGAAGGCCAGCCGCGTGGCTGCCGAGGGCCGCGTGGTCACCGCGCAGGCCGACGGCAAGGCCGTGCTGGTCGAGGTCAACTGCGAGACCGACTTCGTCACCAAGAACCCCGACTTCGTGAAGTTCAGCGACACCGTCGCCGAGGTCGCGCTGAAGTCCGGCGCCGCCGACGTCGCCGCGCTCAATGCCGCCGCCTACCCGGGCGCCGGCAGCGTGGAAGAGGCCGCCAAGGGCCTGGTCGCCACCATCGGCGAGAAGATCGAAGTGCGCCGCATGGCGCGCGTCGAGACCACCGACGGCAAGATCGGCAGCTACGTCCACGGCGGCCGCATCGGCGTGCTGGTGGCGATCAAGGGTGGCTCCGAGGAGCTGGCCAAGGGCGTGGCGATGCACGTGGCGGCGATGAACCCGCCGTACGTGCGCGCCGAGGACGTGCCGGCCGACTTCATCGCCAAGGAAAAGGAAATCGCGCTGAGCCAGATGTCCGACAAGGACAAGGCCAAGCCGGCCGAGATCCTGGAGAAGATCATCTCCGGCAAGATCAACAAGATCGTCTCGGAAGTCACCCTGCTCGGTCAGGCCTACGTGCTGGACACCAACATGACCGTGGGCGACGCGCTGAAGAAAGAAGGCGCGGACGTGCAGCAGGTCGTGCGCCTGGCCGTGGGCGAAGGCATCGAGAAGGTGGAAGAGGACTTCCACGCCGAAGTGATGAAGCAGGCGGGCCTGGCGTAA
- a CDS encoding VOC family protein: MHLGAIALLVRDYDEAIAYFTGCLGFTLMEDAPQGGGKRWVIVAPPGARETRLLLAKAADARQLQAVGNQSGGRVFLFLETGDFQASYEAMRAKGVHFCETPREEAYGTVAVFEDLYGNRWDLLQPRR; the protein is encoded by the coding sequence ATGCACCTCGGTGCCATCGCCCTGCTGGTACGGGACTACGACGAGGCCATCGCGTACTTCACCGGCTGCCTCGGCTTCACGCTCATGGAGGATGCGCCGCAGGGCGGAGGCAAGCGCTGGGTCATCGTCGCGCCGCCCGGGGCGCGCGAGACACGCCTGCTGCTGGCGAAGGCCGCCGATGCGCGGCAATTGCAGGCGGTGGGGAACCAGTCGGGCGGGCGTGTTTTCCTGTTCCTGGAGACCGGGGACTTCCAGGCCAGCTACGAGGCGATGCGCGCCAAGGGCGTGCACTTCTGCGAAACACCGCGCGAAGAGGCCTACGGTACCGTCGCGGTGTTCGAGGACCTGTACGGCAATCGCTGGGATCTGTTGCAACCCCGGCGCTGA
- the pyrH gene encoding UMP kinase translates to MSDQPSYRRILLKLSGEALMGEADYGIDPKVIGRLANEIIEVRKAGVEVGVVIGGGNIFRGAGLAAAGMDRVTGDHMGMLATVMNALAMADAIEKRGGYARVMSAIQIHDVAEDFIRRRAIRHIEKGRIALFAAGTGNPFFTTDSAAALRAVEIGADLLLKATKVDGVYTADPARDASATRYDRLTYDEVIQRNLQVMDTAAIALCRDHGMPLRIYDMTVPGNLMRIMQGGQVGTLVTAS, encoded by the coding sequence ATGAGCGACCAGCCCTCGTACCGCCGCATCCTGCTCAAGCTCTCCGGCGAAGCGCTGATGGGCGAAGCGGACTACGGTATCGACCCGAAGGTGATCGGCCGGCTGGCCAACGAGATCATCGAGGTGCGCAAGGCTGGCGTCGAAGTGGGCGTGGTGATCGGCGGCGGCAACATCTTCCGCGGCGCGGGCCTGGCCGCGGCCGGCATGGACCGGGTGACGGGCGACCACATGGGCATGCTCGCCACCGTCATGAACGCGCTGGCGATGGCCGATGCGATCGAGAAGCGTGGCGGCTACGCACGCGTGATGAGCGCGATCCAGATCCACGACGTGGCCGAGGATTTCATCCGCCGTCGCGCCATCCGCCACATCGAGAAGGGCCGCATCGCGCTGTTCGCGGCGGGCACCGGCAACCCGTTCTTCACCACCGACTCGGCCGCCGCGCTGCGCGCGGTGGAGATCGGCGCGGACCTGCTGCTCAAGGCCACCAAGGTCGACGGCGTGTACACCGCCGACCCGGCGCGAGACGCCAGCGCCACCCGCTACGACCGGCTGACCTACGACGAGGTCATCCAGCGCAACCTGCAGGTGATGGATACCGCCGCGATCGCGCTGTGCCGCGACCACGGCATGCCGCTGCGCATCTACGACATGACCGTGCCGGGGAACCTGATGCGGATCATGCAGGGCGGACAGGTCGGCACGCTGGTGACCGCCAGCTGA
- the frr gene encoding ribosome recycling factor, whose protein sequence is MLNDIKTDAQTRMGKSIDALKHDLTRLRTGRASTALVDHIKVPYYGSDMPLNQVASVSLADARSIQISPFEKTMVAPIEKAIMASDIGVTPTTAGTVIRLNMPPLTEERRKELAKHVSHEGENAKIAIRNIRRDAMQKVKDLLKDKQISEDDERRADDEIQKLTDRFVKEVDAVVKAKEDELMAI, encoded by the coding sequence ATGCTCAACGACATCAAGACCGATGCCCAGACCCGCATGGGCAAGAGCATCGACGCGCTCAAGCACGATCTGACCCGCCTGCGCACCGGCCGCGCCAGCACCGCGCTGGTGGACCACATCAAGGTGCCCTACTACGGCTCGGACATGCCGCTGAACCAGGTCGCCTCGGTATCACTGGCCGACGCCCGCTCGATCCAGATCTCGCCGTTCGAGAAAACCATGGTCGCACCGATCGAGAAGGCGATCATGGCCTCGGATATCGGCGTCACGCCGACCACCGCCGGCACCGTGATCCGGCTGAACATGCCGCCGCTGACCGAGGAGCGCCGCAAGGAGCTGGCCAAGCACGTGTCGCACGAGGGCGAGAACGCCAAGATCGCGATCCGCAACATCCGCCGCGATGCCATGCAGAAGGTCAAGGACCTGCTCAAGGACAAGCAGATCAGCGAGGACGACGAGCGCCGCGCCGACGACGAGATCCAGAAGCTGACCGACCGCTTCGTCAAGGAAGTCGATGCCGTGGTCAAGGCCAAGGAAGACGAGCTGATGGCGATTTGA
- the uppS gene encoding polyprenyl diphosphate synthase, with amino-acid sequence MTIPRHIAIVMDGNGRWAKARLRPRSFGHNAGRKAVREVVEGCLRQGVEALTLFAFSSENWRRPDEEVGALMELFLRALDKEVDELHEQGVRLRFIGDLTAFNAPLRKRMELAMARTADNLKLALNVAVNYGGRWDIVHAARQAAIAVAQGELRVEDIDEACLGGYTSLAELPPLDLFIRTGGEVRVSNFLLWQLAYAELYFTDTLWPDFDQACLARAIEDFARRERRYGRTGEQVAPSV; translated from the coding sequence ATGACCATTCCCCGCCACATCGCCATCGTGATGGACGGCAACGGCCGCTGGGCGAAGGCGCGCCTGCGCCCGCGCAGCTTCGGCCACAACGCCGGCCGCAAGGCGGTGCGCGAGGTGGTCGAGGGCTGCCTGCGCCAGGGCGTGGAAGCGCTCACGCTGTTCGCCTTTTCCAGCGAGAACTGGCGCCGCCCGGACGAGGAAGTGGGCGCACTGATGGAGCTGTTCCTGCGGGCACTGGACAAGGAGGTCGACGAACTGCACGAGCAAGGCGTGCGGCTGCGCTTCATCGGCGACCTCACCGCCTTCAACGCCCCATTGCGCAAGCGCATGGAACTTGCGATGGCGCGCACCGCGGACAACCTCAAGCTCGCGCTCAACGTGGCGGTCAACTACGGCGGCCGCTGGGACATCGTGCATGCGGCCCGCCAGGCGGCGATCGCGGTGGCGCAGGGCGAGCTGCGCGTGGAAGACATCGACGAGGCGTGCCTGGGCGGCTATACCTCCCTTGCCGAGCTGCCGCCGCTGGACCTGTTCATCCGCACCGGCGGCGAGGTGCGCGTGAGCAACTTCCTGCTCTGGCAGCTCGCCTACGCCGAGCTCTACTTCACCGACACCTTGTGGCCGGACTTCGACCAGGCTTGCCTGGCCCGCGCCATCGAGGACTTTGCCCGCCGCGAGCGCCGTTACGGCCGTACCGGCGAGCAGGTCGCCCCGTCCGTATGA
- a CDS encoding phosphatidate cytidylyltransferase produces the protein MLLQRTLTALLLAPLAILVILLPPGWTWLFALVTVAAFLAGLWEWTRLSGLRNRPVRVVLLAVALAVFVLLWWQRDVVRWPALVMGAAWWALACLWLKHFAFAAAPTTENRNLKLVAGALVLFPAFIGLLAIHESEPYGHWWTLLTLLIVWAADIGAYFSGRFLGKRKLAPNISPGKTWAGVGGALVAGALVAVVGGMLLGVEGWHLLALALLAVLTVAASVVGDLIESLMKRHAQVKDSGRMFPGHGGLLDRMDSVFAAVPVFALGKLLLGL, from the coding sequence ATGCTGCTCCAACGCACCCTCACCGCCCTGCTGCTCGCGCCCCTGGCGATCCTGGTGATCCTTTTGCCGCCGGGCTGGACATGGCTGTTCGCGCTGGTGACGGTGGCGGCCTTCCTCGCCGGGCTGTGGGAGTGGACGCGCCTGTCCGGCCTGCGCAACCGGCCGGTGCGTGTCGTCCTGCTGGCGGTGGCGCTGGCAGTGTTCGTGCTGCTCTGGTGGCAGCGCGACGTGGTCCGCTGGCCAGCGCTGGTGATGGGTGCCGCCTGGTGGGCGTTGGCCTGCCTGTGGCTCAAACACTTCGCCTTCGCTGCCGCGCCTACGACGGAGAACCGCAATCTCAAGCTGGTCGCCGGCGCGCTGGTGCTCTTCCCGGCATTCATCGGCCTGCTGGCGATCCACGAGAGCGAACCGTACGGCCACTGGTGGACGCTGCTGACGCTGTTGATCGTATGGGCCGCCGACATCGGCGCCTATTTCAGCGGTCGCTTCCTGGGCAAGCGCAAGCTCGCCCCCAACATCAGCCCGGGCAAGACCTGGGCCGGCGTGGGTGGGGCGCTGGTCGCGGGCGCGCTGGTGGCCGTGGTCGGCGGCATGCTGCTTGGCGTCGAAGGCTGGCACCTGCTGGCGTTGGCGCTGCTGGCCGTTCTCACCGTGGCCGCCTCGGTGGTCGGCGACCTGATCGAAAGCCTGATGAAGCGCCACGCCCAGGTGAAGGATTCCGGCCGCATGTTCCCCGGCCATGGCGGCCTGCTCGACCGCATGGACAGCGTGTTCGCCGCGGTGCCGGTGTTCGCGCTGGGCAAATTGCTGCTGGGTCTATGA